The window AGGAAAAGAACCTGTACAAAATGTGGTTACCTGGGTATATGAGCGAAATTCATATATACCATGTGCCAAAATGATTAATGGAGAAAGCTACAGCATTGTCTCCGATTATTTAGGCAGGCCTGTTCAGGCTTTTGATGAAGAAGGACAAATCGTCTGGAGTACAGAATATGATATTTACGGAAACCTTAAAAAATTAAAAGGAGACCGTTATTTTATTCCATTCAGACAACTTGGGCAATATGAGGATATAGAAACAGATGGTCTTTATTATAATCGCTTTAGGTATTATGATAACGATAGTGGAATTTATATTTCTAAAGACCCGATAGGGCTATTTGGAAATAATCCCAATTTCTATGCATACGTTTTTGACAGTAATATTTGGGTAGATCCATTTGGGCTTACAGGTACCTATATGTTTACTAATGGTTCAAAATGGTATATAGGAAAAGGGCCTTCCAACAGGATGTATACTTCAATGGGAGAAAGAGTGGGAGGCAAAGGAAATGTTACTCAGGGAATACATGTGGATTATGGAGATAATAAAACAGGGCTGATGGTAGAAGCTGAATTAATGAGAAGAAATAATGCCGTGACCGCTATTGATTTTGATAATGCTATCAATTCACCAGGCGAAAAATTATTGACAGATGCACAATTGAATAATCCAACCTTATACAATGATATTGTAAAGAAAGCGGATGATTTTGAGACAAAATTTAATACTACAGTAGGAATAAAATGTTACTAGATAAAACAGTAAGAAAAAATTTAGACGGTGAATATATAGTTATTCATGCTAATCAGTTAAAAGAAGGTACAGAATATGCTAAGCATTTAAAAATTGCTCAAATTCAGATAAGAGGGTTCTTAGGGCATGAAAATACTGAGTTTAAAGTCGATTTTAAAGAATTTGAAAAACTTTCAGATCACTTGAAAATTATTTCTTTAAGCACAATAGAAAATGTTGCAAATATTGAATCAATATACTCTTTGCAAAACCTTGAAAAGATCTATGTAGAGAAGCAAAAATTTTCAATTGATATATCAAATTTCCATAAAATTAAACATCTGGGTAGTGAGTATTGGAAAGGATTGGTTAATTTTAATAAGGCTTATTCATTACAAAGTCTTGTCCTTACAAAATTCCCAAACACGAACCTTAGTGAACTTTCCAAATTGGAAAATCTGAAAGTTCTCCATGTCTACACTTCGAAGATAGAAACACTGGATGGTATAGAAAATCTTCCGTTGGAAGAATTAGCTTTAGTGAAAAACAATAGTTTGGAAAATATAGAAGTCATTAAAAAATTGAAAATGCTGAAGGATCTTTTAATTGAAAAGTGTAAAAAAATTGATGATTATAAATCTGTGGACGAGATAATGGATAAAGTGAACGTAAGAATTATTAAATAAATATGAAATTGAAGAAGTATAAATGAGTAATATATCTCAAAAGATCCAGAACAATATTGATAACATTGAATCATTAAAAAAACAGATCTCGGGATGGAAAAAGCTAAGTGATGAAGAACTTTTTCAGGCCGTTAAAGAATTTGAAAAAACTCCAAGGCTGGAAGTGTCAATATATTATAATGATCTTTTTAATGATGCTAAATTTGCCGATATCCTGTTAGATATTTATAAAAATAATACTGGAAATGCCAAGTTGGTTATTCTTCTCATTTCAGCAATAGGCAATATGATTCAAAGATATAATCTGCCAGAAACAAAGGATATTTATGAGTTGATGTTTGATAATGCTTACAAAAAAAACATAGGTCCTTATGTCGCGATATTTCTTCCAAAAATGGAGCATTTTAAAAATTACAGTAATAAATGGCAGTATTTTATGGAGGTAAAGGACATGTGTCCGAAGAAAGTAGCAGAAAGTTCTTTTGAAGTCATCATGGATATATTGGGCAGTGAAATTCCTGAAGATTATAAAGACGAGGTTGCTAATTATTTCGACAAAAAAGCAGAAGAATCCAATAATGAATATGGAAGGCAATATTATTCAGATTTAGCGAATAAGTTTAAATAATTTATGGAATACTTTGAAAAAAAAGAGGGTAATATTTTTTTCATACCCTTATTCTTACCTGGAGGGGTAAAAGAAAATGTTAAAAATTATAAATCTTTTAAATTTGTTGAAAATGAAACATATGCGTATGGAAGATTAATTGAAAAGAATGATTCAACCGGAGATCTTATTGAAATATTTAAATATACAGGTGAAATTCCAAAGGATAAAAATATAATTCTTAATTCAGGAAGATTAACAGAGCCTATCCATACTACACTGGCTTTTGACAGAAACAGATGGAGATTTATTTTGGAGACAGATCAGTATGATAAAAATAAAGATTCCAATTATTCTGAAATAACTTTTATTCTGGGTACAGAAAATAGCTTTGATTTATGGAAAGGCGGAACAAAGCAAAGAATAAGTAATGACGAGGCTAAAAAATATAACCCCTGGACTATCTTCAATCCAACAAGAGTTGAGGATGCTATAAAAACTGATAACCTGGCTCTGCTCCAGCAATAAGATGATAAGATGATGGAAACAAATAATTTAAAACAAGCAATCAAACCCTTTTTTTGGGTAGAACACTCCAACAGCTTTTCTGTTTGTCTGGATGCAGGATCCTATAAACAGGAAATATTTGATACCCGTGCCGATGAAGGTTTCGAAGGAAATGGCTATGATTGGGCCTCATTAGCAGATGTTTTTATCCAAGAAAAAAGACCCGATCTGATTGATATCATTCATTTCGATCCTGAAGCAGGAATGTTTTGTGCCTATTCTTCCGATTCAGAAAAGTTGAAAGAATTTATCTTAAACTTTAAAAATGCATGCGAAGATGAAACCTTACTCAAAGATTTGTTTTCACGCGCAGAGCTGGATTGATCTGGTATACTGCTTCTAAAAAAATATTGTTAACAAAAAGAAATATGAAAACATGCCAATGCCGCAAAAACAGTAAATAAATTTTAATCCAAATCCAATCCAATCTATATGAAGAAAATATTCTCCGAACTTAAAGGGTTCGTCGTGTTCAGTCCGCAGCTTTTAGCAAAATATCTGGAAGAAAATCATCTTGAGGGTAATAATATTTTAAAATATTTTGTTGAAAATGAACATGGCGATGAAATTACAAAATCAGGAATTGCTATTCCCATCATAGGGGTAGAAGAAGATGATTATGCATTTCGGGTATCAGTGAATGAAGAAAAAATTCTGAATGATGAGGAAGTAGAGGTAGAATCTAAAGGGTGGATATTCCAGACCGTTAATCATGAAGTGAAAATTGTAGGCATTGGCTATCTGAAAGATATCACTGCTATCAATGAGGAAAATTGCATCACATTTTCCTTGGAAAACGGATGGTATTCTTTAAAAATACGGGGCGGAAATAAAAATGGTGAAAGATTATTTGAATTGAATATGCAGAAACAGGACATGCATCCGGCCTTTAGTGGAGATGTTACTACAGAATATTACTATGGATGAAAATATTTAATAGAAGTAGAATATCCTTTATTTGAGGTTAAATAACTGAAGTTGAGTTTTTAAAATCTTCTTATTTTGGATACTGACACTGGGAATCTGTAAAAAATCCGGCTTTTCTTGAAAAAATATTTTGCCAGTAATAAAAAACTTTCTATATTTGCACCACTGAAAACAACGGTACTACCGGAGTTCAGGGAGAGTTGGCAGAGTGGTCGATTGCGGCAGTCTTGAAAACTGTTGACTGTAACAGGTCCGGGGGTTCGAATCCCTCACTCTCCGCTAAAAACCTTAAATCAATTGATTTAAGGTTTTTTTATGCCTATAAAGGGCTTATATCAGATTGTTTTTAGAATTTTTATTATCCGCACTGCTTTTATCAAAAATCTTTTGTACACCATTCATCATGCTGAGATAATTAGATATTAGAAAAATACCCCGCTTATATATCTGATAGAATGAAGCACAACCACTGCATGCTGGAAAGGATTGTTTATATTGACAATGTTTTACTCATAATAAAATTAATAAAAGCCATTACATCTGCAATGGCTTTATCTTTATAACGGTGGATAAGAAATTTTCTTTTCTTAACTTAAAATGTCACATGGCGCTACACAATACACCCACGGACATCTTTTAATTCCCGGAGGTGGACAGCATGCTTCAGAGCAGGTGGCTGCTCCGCCATTCATATTCTTCAATTGGTCTCTTGAAATTTTTTTGAAATTTTTCATAGTCAAGTTATTGAGTTAAAAATAAATTATGGCTGGTTTCCACCGCCGCATCCGTCATAAGGCATACACTGCCATTTTCCTCCGATTAAACATAACTGACCGCCTCTGCAGTCAATTCCACCCTTAATTGTTTTCAATTCCTGTCTTTCGATTTTCTTTAAATTTTTCATAATAATTTTTTAGGTTTAGTTCTATTCGAAATTAATCAAATTTTATCAACTATTGTAGAATTATTGTGAAAATATTTATTTTTAATTTATTTATTTTGGTGTTTTTTACGTTTATATTGCTGAATTGTATAATATTATTTCATGGAGTAACACTTTGAAGCCGATTGTGGATACAGTTATCCTGAATTCTGCAAAATCTTGTCTTGTGGCAAGTCTGGTCTCAGATGGACGGGGTAATTTTGGATAAAATTTAATCCACTAAATCTGATACTACGATGAAAAGTTTATTCAAATTCTTTACCTTACTGATCTTAATCAGTATTCTTACCGTATCCCGGTTATATGGTCAAAAAGTAAAGCCTTCTGAAAGTGGCTATGCACCTGTTAATGGTATTAAAGTCTATTATGAGGTTTACGGGAAAGGAAAACCTATTGTATTGCTGCATGGTGCTTTCATGACAATTGATATGAATTGGGGTGAATTGATTCCCGAGCTTTCTAAAAATAGAAAAGTAATCGCTCTTGAATTGCAGGGACATGGGCATTCCCCGTTTTCGGAACGAAAGTTATCACATGCCACACTGGCAAGTGACGTTACAAAAGTAATGGACTACCTGAAAATTGACAAAGCGGATGTTGCAGGATATAGCTTTGGAGGAGAAGTAGCTTATCAGCTGGCCATACAGAGTCCGGAACGATTGGATAAACTGGTGATTATTTCATCAACTTATAAAACAAAAGGCTGGCTTCCTGAAGTGAATAAAGCATTTGAAGGAATGAAACCGGAGTTCTTTACAGACAGCCCTCTACACAAGGCCTATAATGCTGTAGCACCGGATAAAACAAAATGGACAAAATTCCTTGAACAGATGATGGCTTCTGCCGGACAGCCTTTCGATCTTGGGGATGATCAAATTGCTAAAATCTCAGCACCTGTTTTAATTATAGCCGGTGATAATGACGGTTTGGATAAAACAGAGCTGGCCAAAACCTATAAATTATTGGGCGGCGATGTTTTTGCAGATATGGGTGCTGTGCCCAAATCCCAGCTGGCTATTGCTCCGGCACAGACTCATGTGAGTCTGATGATGCAAACAGCAATGATCCTGAACTATCTGAACAGTTTTTTGAAATGAATTGATAATGGAAGTAAAATTTGAAGCCGGAATTAATATTGCCATAAAGATTCCCAAAAATAAATATGAAAAAACAGTAGCTTTTTACAGAGACATTTTAAAATTGGACGTTAAGGAAAAACCAATTGATAATTCCACTGTTTCCAGAACGCATGAAGTAAAATTCGGACATAATATAATCTGGCTGGATTGTGTGGATAATTACACCCATTCTGAAACCTGGTTGCAGCTCACTGTTCCTGATGTAGAAACCGCTACACACTATTTGCAGTCACACGGAGTAGAAACCTGTGACGAAATTGAAGAGCTTCCTGAAAATATGCATTGGATTACTGATCCCGCGGGTACTGTTTTCAATTTGCAACAAAAGGTATAAAAATTCTATATTCAGTCTGCCAGGATGTTTTATAGAATTATATACGGTTAATAATGTATTTTTAATACCTTTAGCAATCAATCACACAATTTAAGAAATAGCCATGAAGACGAAATCATTCACTTTCATTGTAACAGCCTTTTTGCTTGTGCTAAGTACAACAGCCTTTTCACAGAAGACAGCAGGTTTAAATTCTTTACTGGATAAAAACTCAGAATTTGTTTTTCCGCAGACTGCGGATAAAATCTCAAAAGCATTGAATGTAAAAACCGTTTTTTATGAAGATGCCAATGAAGAAAAATATGCAAAATGGCCAATGAAAACAGGGTTGGAACTGTATTGCAGCTTGGGAAAGAACAATGCTGTTAATGAAATGTTCTTTACGGCTTCAGATAACAAGCCCTTAGTGTTAGAAGGACTTCCTTTCGGTCTTATCCTGAATAAAACTACATGGCAGGATAGCAAAAACAGGTTTAGTAAATACCATGCGAAAACACAAAAACTGGGAGCAGGTAGTGAATTTCCAGGAGGCTCAAAACTGGTTTTTAAGAAAGGGAAACATTATGCAACACTGCTATTTGATAGCAAAAATCTGTTAAAATCATTAGGCTTAACAACAGAACTTATAGACCCGGCAGCCAATTAATAATGGAACAAGCCTCAAAATACTACAAAATCCGTCAAGCCAATGACGGATTTTTTATTAAATGATATGAATTCATTTTAAAGGAACCTATATCGTTAATCCGTGATTATTTTTCACTTCAGCCATCACAAAAGTACTGTGAGTGCTTCCGATAGAATCCACAGACCCAAGCTTATTGAACACAAAATCCTGATAATGTTTCATATCTCTTACCTGAACTTTCAGAAGAAAATCAAAATCACCGGAAATATTATAGCATTCCGCAACTTCTTCAATCTCTAAAATCTCTTTTACAAAATCATAGCCTACGGACCGGTCGTGAATTTTGAGCTTGATCTGGCAGAAAACCGTAAATCCCCGGTTTAGTTTTTCAGCATCAAGAATGGCAGCATATCTTTTAACAAAACCATCCTGTTCCAGCCTTTTCACTCTTTCAAAAACAGGGGAGGTGGAGAGATTAACTTCTTTTGCCAGCTCTTTAACGGTCAGTTTAGCATTTTTCTGGAGCAGTCTGAGCAGCTGTAAGTCCTTATCATCGAGTTGTTCCACAGAATATTTTTCTTTTAAATGATTAAAACAGTTAAATGTAAGGAATTTTATGCTTATAATTTATGATTTTAAAGTTTAATTTTCTTAATTATTTTGCTTTTATTGTATTTTTATTCTGTATTGCTAATTTTACACAAAATTAAAAACTTTTACCGAAGACATTCGTTAGAGATAAAAGTACAGTTCTTTACAGATACTTCATCAAACAGGAAAGGTTTTACTTAAAGTAGATTAATAGGGAATCGTGTGAGAATCACGAGCTGTCGCGCAACTGTAAGTAACACACCAAAGGTTTCTGTCCTTAGATATCCACTGCCAAAAGCGGGAAGGATGGCAGAAACTGTTACAAGTCAGGAGACCTGCCTTTTACTGAATTGACAATGCTTTCGCGGTCTGAAGCTTTGGGTCATACAGATGATATATCAGATTGATGTATTTCTTTACAAAGGAAATACATTCTCTGTCATATTGCTGATTTCCTGAATTTTCTTCCGCTAAACATTACGAGGCATTGTAAAGGACTTTCCCAATAAGTTTAATTAAAAAGTTTAAAAAATGCAAACTCACATTCTGGGCTATCCGCGTATTGGTAGCAAAAGAGAACTCAAAAAAGCCTGCGAGCAGTATTGGTCAGGTAAAATTCTTTTGGAAGAACTTCTGAATACAGGAAGAAATATCTGTAATCAAAACTGGAGTATCCAGAAAGAAGCGGGAATAGACCTTATCCCTTGTAATGATTTTTCTTATTATGATCAGGTATTGGATATGAGCCTTGTGGTAGGGGCAATCCCGACCCGTTATCATGAAGTTGTGCTTAAAAAAAATAACGCTGAGCTGGATCTTTATTTTGCCATGGCAAGAGGATATCAGAAAGATGGATTGGATATCACCGCAATGGAAATGACGAAATGGTTTGATACGAATTACCATTATATCGTCCCGGAATTTTACAGAAACCAACAGTTTAAGCTAAGTTCAGATAAGATTTTCAATGAATTTGCAGGTGCCAAACAGGCTGGAATCAATCCAAAACCAGTTATCATCGGGCTTGTTTCTTATCTGTTATTAGGAAAAGAAAAAGAAGAAGGATTTGATAAGCTGGATCTGACCGGAAATCTTCTTCCTGTCTATACAGAGATTTTAACCAAACTTCAGGATCAGGGTGCAGAATGGATTCAGTTTGATGAACCTTTTCTGGCATTGGATTTAACAGAGAAAGCAAAAGAAACTTATCTTTCAGTATATGCTGAAATCAGGAAACGTTTCCCAAAACTGAAATTTATTGTGGCCACTTATTTTGACGGATTAAAAGATAATACACCACTTGCTGCTTCACTTCCTGTAAATACTCTGCATGTTGATTTGGTGAGAAATCCAGAACAGCTGGATGATATCTTAAATGTTATTCCGGAAAGCTTAAGTCTTTCATTAGGGGTCATTGATGGTAGAAACATCTGGAAAAATGATTATGAGAAATCGCTGTTTTTCATCAGAAAAGCCATTGAAAGATTAGGTTCTGAAAGAATTTTCATCGCTCCATCATGTTCATTGCTTCACTCCCCTTGTGATCTTGATTTTGAAACCACACTTAATCCTGAAATTAAAAACTGGCTGGCTTTTGCCAAACAGAAAGTGGCAGAAGCAGTAGTGCTTAAAGAACTTGCTTCCGGAACCGAAAATGAACAGATTCTGGAAGCATTCGAAGAAAATAAAAAAGCCACTGAAAGCAGAAGAACTTCTTCTCTTATCCATAATGATCAGGTAAAACAAAGAGCTAATGCTGTCACCGAAAAGGATGCTCAGAGAATAAATAGCTTCAAAATCCGTAAAGAAGAGCAGCAGAAAGTGTTGCAGCTTCCTTTATTCCCAACCACCACCATAGGATCGTTCCCGCAAACCACAGAAGTAAGAAGCTGGAGAGCCAAATTCAAAAAAGGAGAGCTTACAGCAGAACAGTACGATACTTTATTGAAAGAGGAAACTCAGAGAACCATCCGCTGGCAGGAAGAAATCGGTATCGATGTACTGGTTCACGGAGAATTTGAGCGTAATGACATGGTAGAATATTTCGGAGAACAACTGGAAGGATTTGTATTCACCAAAAACGGATGGGTACAAAGCTACGGAAGCCGTTGTGTGAAGCCTCCTGTGATCTTTGGTGATGTTTCCCGGCCAACTCCTATGACGGTGTATTGGTCTCAATATGCCCAGTCGCAGACTGAAAAATGGGTAAAAGGGATGCTTACAGGGCCGGTTACCATTTTACAGTGGTCATTTGTACGTGATGATCAGCCCCGTTCAGAAACATGTAAGCAGATAGCTTTGGCGATCCGGGATGAGGTTGTGGATCTTGAAAAGGCGGGAATCAGAATTATCCAGATTGATGAACCTGCCATCAGAGAAGGACTTCCGTTAAGAAAAACAGACTGGCAGAATTATCTGAAGTGGGCGGTAGAGGCTTTCAGAATTTCTGCAAGTGGAGTGGAAGACGCTACCCAGATCCATACCCATATGTGCTATTCGGAATTCAATGATATTATTGAAAATATTGCTGACATGGATGCAGACGTAATTACCATAGAATGTTCCCGCTCTCAGATGGAATTGCTGAATGCTTTTGCAGACTTTAAATACCCGAATGAAATTGGTCCGGGAGTCTATGATATTCACTCACCAAGAGTTCCGTCAAAAGAAGAAATGATCGAGCTGCTGAGAAAAGCGCAGCATGTGATTCCTGCAAACCAGCTTTGGGTAAATCCGGACTGCGGACTGAAAACAAGGCACTGGGATGAAACAGAAAAAGCTTTAATAGCAATGGTGGCTGCCGCTAAGGAAGCTTCTGTAGAATATGCACTGTAAAAAACTTTGGAAATAATTAGATACAATCAACAGGATCGTGCCATGATATTCATGGCACGATTTATTATGATTATTCTGTGAAGAATTGATGAAGTAAGCGTTTTATTACTGACTGTGTTCTTTTTGAACTATTTTGCCTGTAATGTGCTTGGAGCATAGCCAAACTGCTTTTTAAAGGCATAAGAAAAATGGGATAAATTTTCAAATCCCAGATCCAGATAAATATCCGAAACGGATCTTCCCTGTTGGGCAAGCAGAAAATGGGCTTCTTTTAATCTTCGAAGCTGAAGCCACTGTCTTGGCGGAATACCAAATATTTTCTGAAAGTCTCTTTTGAATGCAGATAAACTTCTTCCCGTTAAATAAGCAAAGCGCTCTACATTGACATTGAAATGAAAATTCTTATTCATAAATGCTTCAATATCTATTTTATAGGGTTCAGAAAAATCAAATAAAATATCCTTAAGACCTGCATCATAATTCAGCAGCAGCAATAAAGCTTCTTTCTGCTTAAGCCGGAGAATTTCCTCTGAAGCAGGAAGATCTTCATAAGCTGATAATGAGTACATAAAAGAATGCAATGCCTTTTGATCAGGTTTTATATAAGCGGGAACATGGTCTTTCTTTTCTGCCTGATATCCATATTCACGGCTGAAATCCTGAAGCATGGCATCATCAAAATAGATGGAAATGGTTCGTACTTCTCCATTTTTAGGAGGATATTTTGCAAATTTCAATAAGCTGTTTTTCCTGGCAGAATAAAGCTCGCCTTCCTTGAAGATTGTTTTTGTAATGCCGTCATTCAGCTCCATTTCTCCGGAAAGAACCAATCCCAGACTGTGAATTTGCGCAAATTGCTCTCCTTCCCGGAATTCTGAAAAGTGACAGGAATAATTAATCGGAAAACGGATGGTATTTTCACTCATATCTCAGGCGGTATTTCTTGGATTCTTATTCAAACTTACAAAACTTTTTTTATGATCATCTCTTGTGAATATATTTAAATTCTCCAAAACCGATATTCATTGGCTTTGAGGAATACAGAATTATACAAGGATTGCTTTAGGCTCCAGGTACGCTTCCAGACCGAATACTCCAAATTCACGTCCGATACCACTTTGTTTAAAGCCACCGAAAGGCGCATAAGGGTCATGGGCAAATCCATTAATACAGATTCTTCCGGCATCTATCTGTGCCGCTACCCGTTCTGCATGTTCTTTATCCGCAGAGCTGATATATGCAGCAAGACCATAAGTAGTGTCATTGGCAATAGAAATGGCTTCCTCTTCATTGTTATAAGGAATGATTGAAAGTACAGGTCCAAAAATTTCTTCCTGAGCAATCCGCATATCATTACGGACATTGGTGAATAGAGTTGCTTTTACGAAATTACCCTTTTCAAGGCCTTCAGGCTTTCCTTCACCACCGGCAAGGAGAACAGCCCCTTCTTCCTGTCCCAGACGGATGTAGCTTTGTACTCTTTCAAACTGTTTTGCACTTACCATGGGACCTACAAGCGTATCTTCATCGCCGGGGTTTCCCACTTTTACCTGCTCAGCAGCTTTTTTAGCCAGCTCATTCACTTCATCCAGTCTGTTCTGGGGAACAAGCAGACGGGTAGGGGCAATACAGGCCTGTCCATTATTCATATAGGCCCCGAAAACAGCCATCGGGATTGCCTGATTAAAATCGGCATCCTCCAGAATGATATTGGGAGACTTTCCTCCAAGTTCCAGAGTTACTCTCTTCATCGTATCTACAGCACCTTTTGCAATTGCTTTTCCAGTCTGGGTAGATCCTGTGAAGGAGATTTTAGCAATATCCGGATGCCGGGTAATTTCTGCACCAACTACATTTCCCAATCCATTAACAATATTAAAAACCCCTTGCGGTAAGCCTGCTTCATGAAAGCATTCCGTGAGCAGCTGGGTTTGTACGGCACTCATCTCGCTTGGTTTGATAACAGCTGTACAGCCTGCAGCAATAGCGGTAGCCAGTTTATTACAAATGAAGCTGTTGCTGGCATTCCATGGAGTGATAATTCCTACTACCCCTAAAGACTCAAAACGTACTTTAGAATGTCCCACAGTTCTTTCGAAATCATAAGATTCTAAAGTGTTTATGATAGCTGTAAAGGCAGAAATTGCATTTTGAACACTCATTCTGCAGAATTGCAATGTACCTCCATATTCATTAACCATGGCAGAAACCAGTTCAGTTTCTCTTTTGCTTACGGTTTCGTGCAGTTTTTTAAGAAGGCTGATTCTTTCTTCTTTTGTTGTTTTCGAGAATGTGGTAAAAGCTTTCTTTGCCGCTGCAATGGCCATTTGGGTATCTTCTTCATTTCCCAGCACTACTTCTCCGGTTTTCTCATTGGTAGCTGGGTTAATAAGATCAAAAGTTTCTGTTCCTTTTGGAGTTACGAATTCTCCGTTGACGTAAATTTTAGTAATCTGTATCATTTTGATGATTTTAATACCACAAAGTTCGGCAGAAACTGAAAAGGCAGGTTTGTTGTATAGCTCAATTTTTCTTTGTTGTATGGTTCACTTTACGGATTGTGCAGTTGTACTTTTTTAATTTTAGACGTGAAAAGATTTTGTCATTCAATAAAATTGACTACTTTTATCATAACCAAGTAAATAACTCGTTTTGAGAACAACTCTTAAACTTATTTTCGCTTAGTATCAGTCTCCGAACCACAGGCTGATCGTTCTTTCGTTTGGGTAACTCTGCCCGAACAGGTTTTCATTTCACCATATTATTTATCGTATTACCCTAAAAATGGGGTTCTGTCTGCTGTTTAGGCTTTGATAACTGCTATTGATTATAAACTGAACTTTGCAGCAAATTATAGCTTAAAAAACGCTTAAAGCTATCAACGGATGTTAATAATCTCCTTGTAATACGTGAATACTATGGAAAAAATCCAACAAAGAATTATAATAAGCACGATCATAAGCGATGAGTATCCAACATATCTGGGAGGTAAAAGCGAAAAATACTCCCTTACTTAAAAAGAAATGCAGCCATTGTAATACCGACAGATTTCAATGCAGTGATAAATTCAGGCTGAATGCCCAGAAAAAGAATATTGATATATGGCTAATTTACCGATGTGTAAAATGCAGCAACACCTATAATATGACTGTCTTTTCAAGAATCAGAACAGAATCCATCAGTAAAGAGCTATTCAGTAAATTTTCGGAAAACAATACAGAAATTGCCTGGAAGTATGCCTTTTCAAAGGAGATAATGAGAAAAAACAATGTAGAAGCTGATTGGGAAAATGTTGCATATGAAATTCTGTCTCCCAAACTTCCGGTGGAAGATCTTATTAATATGAATGAAGAAATGGTTTTATTTC of the Chryseobacterium aureum genome contains:
- a CDS encoding aldehyde dehydrogenase family protein; translated protein: MIQITKIYVNGEFVTPKGTETFDLINPATNEKTGEVVLGNEEDTQMAIAAAKKAFTTFSKTTKEERISLLKKLHETVSKRETELVSAMVNEYGGTLQFCRMSVQNAISAFTAIINTLESYDFERTVGHSKVRFESLGVVGIITPWNASNSFICNKLATAIAAGCTAVIKPSEMSAVQTQLLTECFHEAGLPQGVFNIVNGLGNVVGAEITRHPDIAKISFTGSTQTGKAIAKGAVDTMKRVTLELGGKSPNIILEDADFNQAIPMAVFGAYMNNGQACIAPTRLLVPQNRLDEVNELAKKAAEQVKVGNPGDEDTLVGPMVSAKQFERVQSYIRLGQEEGAVLLAGGEGKPEGLEKGNFVKATLFTNVRNDMRIAQEEIFGPVLSIIPYNNEEEAISIANDTTYGLAAYISSADKEHAERVAAQIDAGRICINGFAHDPYAPFGGFKQSGIGREFGVFGLEAYLEPKAILV
- a CDS encoding DUF1062 domain-containing protein, with the protein product MSIQHIWEVKAKNTPLLKKKCSHCNTDRFQCSDKFRLNAQKKNIDIWLIYRCVKCSNTYNMTVFSRIRTESISKELFSKFSENNTEIAWKYAFSKEIMRKNNVEADWENVAYEILSPKLPVEDLINMNEEMVLFQIHCSFDFNMSVSALIRTCLGFSSSTLNLLHESDAVYYNDRPFQKKYKFKNDDIIKINRQALINTYLTGKEDLLHNAEDDQ